One Halovivax ruber XH-70 genomic region harbors:
- a CDS encoding dihydroneopterin aldolase family protein, with protein MNQTSPSGEKPDATEPTTGEVACFETGIKFGSLYHQFAGSPVSPASVDSIARAMEDAIENQPHCESVTVAVDTDALQAELDESSADYTELTGRFLDVEIVVGYEGHTVTAQMAMEDGYPLMRVVDVSSEEGRDTDHGR; from the coding sequence ATGAATCAGACGTCACCGTCGGGTGAGAAGCCTGACGCGACCGAGCCGACCACGGGCGAGGTCGCCTGCTTCGAGACCGGGATCAAGTTCGGATCGCTGTACCACCAGTTCGCCGGGTCGCCGGTCTCGCCCGCGAGCGTCGACAGCATCGCCCGCGCGATGGAAGACGCCATCGAGAACCAGCCTCACTGTGAGTCGGTGACCGTCGCGGTCGACACCGACGCACTACAGGCCGAACTCGACGAATCGAGCGCCGACTACACCGAGTTGACCGGCCGCTTCCTCGACGTCGAGATCGTCGTCGGCTACGAGGGCCACACCGTCACCGCCCAGATGGCGATGGAAGACGGCTACCCGCTGATGCGCGTGGTCGACGTCTCGAGCGAGGAGGGCCGAGACACGGACCACGGCAGGTGA
- a CDS encoding DUF5790 family protein → MSQASLTDDDLFGEAANEMREDVESSLADARDALPDAESIWETDADNVLGALNGLKSALETGDAEEHLRDAKKWYTMGERADAFDDAEDLADEIETLESTIGDIEQAGDQVGDLTQTIPGLRSTLQSADDEDEE, encoded by the coding sequence ATGAGTCAGGCCTCACTCACCGACGACGACCTGTTCGGCGAGGCGGCGAACGAGATGCGCGAGGACGTCGAATCCTCGCTCGCCGACGCCCGCGACGCCCTGCCGGACGCCGAATCGATCTGGGAGACCGACGCCGACAACGTCCTCGGCGCCCTGAACGGGTTGAAGTCCGCACTCGAGACGGGCGACGCCGAGGAGCACCTGCGTGACGCCAAGAAGTGGTACACGATGGGCGAGCGCGCCGACGCGTTCGACGACGCCGAGGACCTCGCCGACGAGATCGAGACGCTCGAATCGACGATCGGCGATATCGAACAGGCCGGCGACCAGGTCGGCGACCTCACACAGACGATCCCGGGACTGCGAAGTACCCTCCAATCCGCCGACGACGAAGACGAGGAGTGA
- a CDS encoding creatininase family protein, with translation MDLERATWPEAADLDTDLAVLPVGSTEQHGPHAPLGTDTLAAAAVAEAGVEAFDGEVAVAPALPVGIAEEHRHFAGTLWLEPDTFRDAVRDCVRSLAHHGFDRVVVVNGHGGNVDALNEVTAEISRHDDAYAVAFTWFEAVGEHSAEMGHAGPLETSLLRAIEPDLVREDRVASARDGAADGWGEWVSHTNLAHDSAEFTENGVVGDPTDGDADRGEELRELAAESLARLLTAVDTREFDTPSPTH, from the coding sequence ATGGACCTCGAACGTGCCACGTGGCCGGAGGCGGCCGATCTGGACACCGACCTGGCCGTCCTCCCCGTCGGCAGCACGGAACAGCACGGGCCCCACGCCCCGCTCGGGACGGACACGCTGGCGGCGGCCGCTGTCGCCGAGGCCGGCGTCGAGGCGTTCGACGGCGAGGTCGCGGTCGCCCCGGCGCTCCCCGTCGGGATCGCCGAAGAGCATCGTCACTTCGCCGGGACACTCTGGCTCGAACCCGATACGTTCCGCGACGCCGTCCGCGACTGCGTCCGGAGCCTCGCCCACCACGGGTTCGATCGCGTCGTCGTGGTCAACGGGCACGGCGGAAACGTCGACGCCCTAAACGAAGTCACCGCCGAGATCAGCCGTCACGACGACGCCTACGCCGTCGCGTTCACCTGGTTCGAGGCCGTCGGCGAGCATTCGGCCGAGATGGGCCACGCGGGCCCGCTCGAAACGTCGCTCCTCAGGGCGATCGAACCCGACCTCGTCCGCGAGGACAGGGTGGCGTCGGCCCGTGACGGTGCTGCGGACGGCTGGGGCGAGTGGGTAAGTCACACGAACCTGGCCCACGATTCGGCCGAGTTTACCGAGAACGGCGTCGTCGGCGATCCGACCGACGGCGACGCCGACCGTGGCGAGGAACTGCGAGAACTGGCAGCCGAGTCGCTCGCCCGCCTCCTTACTGCCGTCGACACCCGCGAATTCGATACCCCCTCACCGACACACTAG
- a CDS encoding DUF5789 family protein, which translates to MSDENREQGVELGELGTKLEEHDYPASQDELLEAYGEEEVKMDEETTTFQELLEPFNEDGYESAAEVEQAIVTMVGDEAIGRKNYSDRTPPAPGEDRQDEGAPGQDGQREQESF; encoded by the coding sequence ATGAGTGACGAAAATCGCGAACAGGGTGTCGAACTCGGCGAGCTCGGGACGAAACTCGAGGAACACGATTATCCCGCGAGCCAGGACGAACTGCTGGAGGCTTACGGTGAGGAAGAAGTGAAGATGGACGAGGAGACGACGACGTTCCAGGAACTGCTCGAACCGTTCAACGAGGATGGCTACGAATCGGCGGCCGAGGTCGAACAGGCGATCGTGACGATGGTCGGCGACGAGGCGATCGGACGCAAGAACTACAGCGACCGGACGCCGCCTGCGCCGGGCGAAGATCGTCAGGACGAGGGCGCGCCGGGGCAGGACGGCCAGCGAGAACAGGAGTCGTTCTAA
- a CDS encoding YIP1 family protein produces the protein MAPRTPLRNPKAYFSANSQPFGTGVSVFLVYAFASLVVAFVVIQHVFDQISGLSPEQERVLNSLVPSLLFFVAIGFLIAWLVVAAIMHFGSGSSSNGGSFGDALGVAGWAYAPELLFLVPQVVYSWNRISALDLDGSDPARLSNRANELATQASTELVPIACLLVTTAWSVYILSYGVSETHDVSLDTAMVPAVIVGVGSIFLTLVG, from the coding sequence ATGGCTCCACGTACTCCCCTTCGTAATCCGAAAGCGTACTTCTCGGCCAACTCCCAACCGTTTGGCACTGGTGTCTCCGTGTTCCTCGTGTACGCGTTCGCCAGTCTCGTCGTCGCGTTCGTCGTCATTCAACACGTGTTCGATCAGATCAGTGGGCTTTCTCCCGAACAAGAACGCGTGCTCAATTCGCTCGTTCCATCGCTCCTCTTCTTCGTGGCTATCGGGTTTCTCATCGCCTGGCTCGTCGTCGCAGCTATCATGCACTTCGGGAGCGGCAGTTCGTCGAACGGCGGCAGTTTTGGCGATGCACTCGGCGTGGCAGGCTGGGCCTACGCTCCTGAACTCCTTTTTCTCGTTCCGCAGGTAGTCTACAGCTGGAACAGAATAAGCGCTCTCGACCTGGACGGGTCCGATCCCGCCCGCCTTTCGAACCGGGCAAACGAACTCGCTACCCAGGCATCGACAGAGCTGGTCCCCATTGCGTGTCTGCTCGTTACCACCGCCTGGAGCGTCTACATCCTCTCTTACGGCGTCTCAGAAACACACGACGTGTCGCTGGACACGGCGATGGTCCCTGCCGTCATCGTCGGTGTCGGATCGATCTTCCTCACACTCGTCGGGTGA
- a CDS encoding ABC transporter ATP-binding protein, with product MSVEWEEDDPFEEQRDKIENPMKRLFREYGSRYRFQALVGIFASIFARLLDLLPPLMLGIAIDSIFRDGGAASFSEQIPLVVLPDGLLPGTQEGQFWFTIAVLIGAFGLGAIFHWVRNWGFNSFAQNIQHDVRTDTYDKMQRLNMDFFSDKQTGEMMSILSNDVNRLERFLNDGMNSLFRMSVMVLGIGGLLLWINWQLALVALLPVPLIAAFTYAFVKIIQPKYAKVRSTVGKVNSRLENNLGGIQVIKSSTTEDYESDRVDDVSMGYFDANWDAIETRIKFFPGLRVIAGVGFVITFLVGGLWVFNGTAPGPFTGTLTEGNFVVFVLYTQRFIWPMAQFGQIINMYQRARASSARMFGLMDEPSRVEENPGATELEVTEGHVEYDHVSFGYGDETIVEDVDFDVEGGETLALVGPTGAGKSTILKLLLRMYDIDDGEIRIDGQDLRDVTLRSLRERTGYVSQDSFLFYGSVEENIKYGTFDATRDEVIEAAKMAEAHDFIENLPEGYDTEVGERGVKLSGGQRQRISIARAILKDPEILILDEATSDVDTETEMLIQRSIDKLAADRTTFAIAHRLSTIKDADTIVVLEGGQIVERGTHDDLLDNGGLYAHLWGVQAGEIDELPQEFIERAQRRTARTESQQDD from the coding sequence ATGAGTGTAGAATGGGAAGAAGATGACCCTTTCGAGGAACAACGGGACAAGATCGAGAACCCGATGAAGCGGCTGTTCCGCGAGTACGGGTCTCGATACAGGTTTCAGGCGTTGGTCGGGATCTTCGCGAGTATCTTTGCTCGGTTGCTCGACCTGTTGCCGCCGCTGATGCTCGGCATCGCCATCGACTCGATCTTTCGTGATGGCGGCGCCGCGTCATTCTCCGAACAGATTCCATTGGTTGTTCTCCCCGACGGCCTGTTGCCAGGGACGCAAGAGGGTCAGTTCTGGTTTACGATCGCCGTCCTGATCGGTGCGTTCGGCCTGGGGGCGATCTTCCACTGGGTGCGAAACTGGGGGTTCAACTCCTTCGCACAGAACATCCAGCACGACGTCCGGACGGACACCTACGACAAGATGCAGCGGCTGAACATGGACTTCTTCTCCGACAAGCAGACGGGGGAGATGATGTCCATTCTCTCGAACGACGTCAATCGGCTCGAGCGATTCCTCAACGACGGGATGAACTCCCTGTTCCGGATGTCGGTGATGGTCCTCGGAATCGGCGGCTTGCTGCTGTGGATCAACTGGCAACTGGCGCTCGTCGCGCTGCTCCCGGTGCCGCTGATCGCCGCGTTCACGTACGCGTTCGTCAAGATCATCCAGCCGAAGTACGCCAAGGTCCGCTCGACCGTCGGGAAAGTCAATTCCCGGCTGGAGAACAACCTGGGCGGTATCCAGGTCATCAAGTCAAGCACGACGGAGGACTACGAGTCGGATCGCGTCGACGACGTCTCGATGGGCTACTTCGACGCGAACTGGGACGCGATCGAAACCCGGATCAAGTTCTTCCCCGGTCTCCGGGTCATCGCCGGCGTCGGCTTCGTCATCACGTTCCTCGTCGGTGGCCTGTGGGTGTTCAACGGCACGGCGCCGGGGCCGTTCACCGGCACGCTGACCGAGGGGAACTTCGTCGTCTTCGTCCTCTACACGCAGCGCTTCATCTGGCCCATGGCCCAGTTCGGGCAGATCATCAACATGTACCAGCGTGCTCGTGCGTCCTCCGCGCGGATGTTCGGGTTGATGGACGAACCGAGCCGCGTCGAGGAGAACCCCGGCGCGACGGAACTTGAGGTTACCGAGGGACACGTCGAGTACGATCACGTTTCGTTCGGCTACGGCGACGAGACGATCGTCGAGGACGTCGACTTCGACGTCGAGGGCGGCGAAACCCTCGCGCTGGTCGGCCCGACCGGTGCCGGCAAGTCCACGATCCTGAAGCTCCTGCTGCGGATGTACGACATCGACGATGGCGAGATCCGGATCGACGGCCAGGACCTCCGGGACGTCACCCTCCGGAGCTTGCGGGAGCGGACGGGCTACGTCAGCCAGGACTCGTTCCTGTTCTACGGCTCCGTCGAGGAGAATATCAAGTACGGGACCTTCGACGCGACCCGCGACGAGGTAATCGAGGCCGCGAAGATGGCCGAAGCCCACGACTTCATCGAGAACCTGCCGGAGGGCTACGACACCGAGGTCGGCGAACGCGGCGTCAAGCTCTCGGGCGGCCAGCGCCAGCGCATCTCCATCGCGCGGGCGATCCTCAAAGATCCGGAGATCCTCATCCTCGACGAGGCGACGAGCGACGTCGACACCGAGACGGAGATGCTGATCCAGCGTTCGATCGACAAACTCGCCGCCGACCGGACCACGTTCGCCATCGCCCACCGCCTCTCGACGATCAAAGACGCCGACACCATCGTCGTCCTCGAGGGTGGACAGATCGTCGAACGTGGCACTCACGACGACCTCCTCGACAACGGCGGCCTCTACGCGCACCTCTGGGGCGTCCAGGCCGGTGAGATCGACGAACTCCCCCAGGAGTTCATCGAGCGCGCCCAGCGCCGGACCGCTCGAACGGAGTCGCAGCAAGACGACTGA
- a CDS encoding LeuA family protein codes for MSPGRGVEFFDGTEAATVANADDVQIFDTTLRDGEQAARVSFTYDDKREIAAVLDEMGTHVIEAGFPVNSGAEFEAVRDIAEASDATVAGLARIVDEDVEAALDAGVDMVHVFASTSDVQLADSMHATREDVKRRSVAAVERVAAAGVECMFSPMDATRTEPAFLAEMVAATSAAGADWINVPDTVGVCTPARMRDLVAFVDDHADARIDVHCHDDFGLATANAVAGIEAGASQAQVSINGIGERAGNAAAEEVVMAIESVYGIDTGVDTTRFVELSSLVEERSDVHVPRNKPVVGENAFSHESGIHAAGVIENAATFEPGVMTPEMVGAERAFVLGKHTGTHSVRKHLREAGYDPTDEQVREVVDRVKSYGATEGDVPQDVVERFAREVDADRRRVHEGPI; via the coding sequence CTGTCACCCGGCAGGGGAGTCGAGTTCTTCGACGGTACTGAAGCGGCTACTGTAGCCAACGCAGACGACGTACAGATTTTCGATACGACGCTTCGTGACGGTGAGCAGGCAGCACGCGTCTCGTTCACGTACGACGATAAACGCGAGATAGCGGCGGTGCTCGACGAGATGGGTACGCACGTCATCGAGGCGGGGTTCCCGGTGAACTCCGGGGCCGAGTTCGAGGCGGTCCGCGACATCGCCGAGGCGAGTGATGCGACCGTGGCCGGCCTCGCTCGGATCGTCGACGAAGACGTCGAGGCGGCACTCGACGCGGGCGTGGATATGGTCCACGTGTTCGCGTCGACCTCGGACGTCCAGCTCGCCGATTCGATGCACGCGACGCGAGAGGACGTCAAACGCCGATCGGTTGCCGCAGTCGAGCGCGTCGCGGCGGCCGGTGTCGAGTGCATGTTCTCACCGATGGACGCGACGCGGACGGAGCCGGCGTTCCTGGCCGAAATGGTCGCGGCCACCTCGGCGGCGGGCGCCGACTGGATCAACGTCCCCGACACCGTCGGCGTCTGCACACCCGCGCGAATGCGAGACCTCGTCGCGTTCGTCGACGACCACGCCGACGCGAGGATCGACGTGCACTGTCACGACGACTTCGGCCTGGCGACGGCGAACGCGGTCGCCGGCATCGAAGCCGGCGCGAGTCAGGCGCAGGTCTCGATCAACGGCATCGGCGAGCGCGCGGGTAACGCTGCCGCCGAGGAGGTCGTGATGGCGATCGAGTCGGTCTACGGGATCGACACCGGTGTCGACACCACGCGATTCGTCGAGCTCTCTTCGCTCGTCGAGGAGCGAAGCGACGTCCACGTCCCCCGGAACAAGCCGGTCGTCGGCGAGAACGCGTTCAGTCACGAGAGCGGCATCCACGCCGCGGGCGTGATCGAGAACGCGGCGACCTTCGAGCCCGGCGTGATGACCCCGGAGATGGTCGGCGCCGAACGAGCGTTCGTCCTGGGCAAACACACGGGGACCCACAGCGTCCGCAAGCACCTGCGAGAGGCCGGATACGATCCGACTGACGAGCAGGTGCGCGAGGTGGTCGATCGGGTCAAATCGTACGGCGCAACCGAGGGCGACGTCCCCCAGGACGTCGTCGAGCGGTTCGCTCGCGAGGTGGACGCCGACCGACGACGCGTTCACGAGGGACCCATCTGA
- the ilvB gene encoding biosynthetic-type acetolactate synthase large subunit — MTDTKTTYREHTDDTADRGTAPGSSPDATTTGDETTTELGEPATDDTADETGDATTGADAVARALEASGVELAFGIQGGAIMPVYDALAGSSVRHVTMAHEQAAAHAADAYGLVAGKPGVCLATSGPGATNLVTGIADADMDSDAMVALTGQVPTDLVGNDAFQETDTIGVTRPITKYNAFATDATTVGSTVEEAYTRAQSGRHGPTLVDLPKDVTLDEAAESGRGADERASATETGSGAEEEADSRPQAAPSAVDEAARAIESADRPVCLFGGGVVAADASDVATAFARANGIPVTTTMPGLGSFPEDDDLSLSFAGMHGTGYANMAITHTDCLIAVGTRFDDRLTGGIDTFAPEAEVIHVDIDPAEISKNVHADYPLIGDAGAVIEQLSAAVESPPAAADWRTQCAEWTETYPLTYATTDDGPLKPQFVVEAFDAATADDTIVTTGVGQHQMWAAQFWTFAEPRTWVSSHGLGAMGYGLPAAIGARLAADEAGGNDRTVVCFEGDGSFLMTMQELSVAVREQLDITVVVLNNEHIGMVRQWQDAFFEGRRMASEYDWVPAFDTLAEAFGARGFRVDDPAEVADTVEAALDDDGPAVIDCHVDPEANVLPMVPSGGANGQFALSEEHL; from the coding sequence ATGACCGACACGAAGACGACGTATCGAGAACACACAGACGACACAGCAGATCGAGGCACAGCACCAGGCTCGTCGCCGGACGCAACGACAACCGGAGACGAGACAACTACCGAACTGGGCGAACCCGCAACTGACGACACCGCGGACGAAACGGGGGATGCCACGACCGGCGCTGACGCCGTCGCCCGCGCACTCGAAGCGAGCGGCGTCGAGTTGGCCTTCGGCATACAGGGCGGGGCGATCATGCCGGTGTACGACGCACTCGCAGGGTCGTCGGTCCGGCACGTGACGATGGCCCACGAGCAAGCGGCCGCCCACGCAGCCGACGCGTACGGCCTCGTCGCGGGGAAACCGGGCGTCTGCCTGGCGACCTCGGGACCGGGCGCGACCAACCTCGTCACCGGCATCGCCGACGCGGACATGGATTCCGACGCGATGGTCGCCCTGACGGGACAGGTCCCGACCGACCTCGTCGGCAACGACGCGTTCCAGGAGACCGACACGATCGGCGTCACCCGACCGATCACGAAGTACAACGCGTTCGCGACCGACGCGACGACGGTCGGTTCGACCGTCGAGGAGGCCTACACGAGGGCGCAATCCGGTCGACACGGTCCGACGCTGGTCGACCTGCCGAAGGACGTTACGCTCGATGAAGCGGCTGAATCGGGCCGTGGAGCCGACGAGCGCGCATCGGCCACGGAGACCGGATCAGGGGCAGAGGAGGAAGCCGATTCACGACCCCAGGCAGCTCCGTCGGCCGTCGACGAAGCGGCGCGCGCGATCGAGTCGGCCGACCGCCCGGTGTGCCTGTTCGGCGGTGGTGTCGTCGCGGCGGATGCGAGCGACGTCGCGACGGCGTTCGCGCGCGCGAACGGGATTCCGGTGACGACGACGATGCCAGGCCTGGGTTCGTTCCCGGAGGACGACGACCTGTCGCTATCGTTCGCCGGCATGCACGGCACCGGCTACGCGAACATGGCGATCACGCACACCGACTGCCTGATCGCCGTGGGGACCCGGTTCGACGACCGGCTGACCGGCGGGATCGACACGTTCGCGCCCGAGGCCGAGGTGATCCACGTCGACATCGATCCGGCCGAGATCAGCAAGAACGTCCACGCCGATTATCCGCTGATCGGCGACGCGGGCGCCGTCATCGAACAGTTATCGGCGGCGGTCGAGTCGCCGCCGGCGGCTGCCGATTGGCGTACGCAGTGTGCGGAGTGGACGGAGACGTATCCGCTGACCTACGCCACGACCGACGACGGGCCGTTGAAACCGCAGTTCGTCGTGGAGGCGTTCGATGCGGCGACGGCCGACGACACGATCGTGACCACCGGCGTCGGCCAGCACCAGATGTGGGCCGCCCAGTTCTGGACGTTCGCCGAGCCGCGCACCTGGGTCTCGTCGCACGGACTCGGTGCGATGGGGTACGGACTTCCGGCGGCCATCGGGGCGCGACTCGCCGCGGACGAAGCGGGTGGGAACGACCGTACCGTCGTCTGTTTCGAGGGCGACGGCTCGTTCCTCATGACGATGCAGGAGCTGTCCGTCGCCGTGCGCGAGCAGCTGGACATCACGGTCGTGGTGCTCAACAACGAGCACATCGGCATGGTTCGCCAGTGGCAGGACGCCTTCTTCGAGGGACGGCGGATGGCCTCGGAGTACGACTGGGTGCCGGCGTTCGATACGCTCGCCGAGGCCTTCGGTGCACGCGGCTTCCGCGTCGACGATCCCGCCGAGGTGGCCGACACCGTCGAAGCGGCGCTCGACGACGACGGCCCCGCCGTGATCGACTGCCACGTCGACCCGGAAGCAAACGTGCTGCCGATGGTGCCGAGCGGCGGCGCGAACGGCCAATTCGCGCTCTCGGAGGAGCACCTATGA